The stretch of DNA CGGAATCCTCCGGCACCACTGTTTGCCGAGGGGGCAACAATGCCGTCGTAACGCTGAAAACCGCTGGTTCTGCGAACAGTCCGAAGCAGACGGCAGGGTCCGTCGTCCTCGAAGGAACCGTGGTACTCAAGCACCCTTCAGAGTTAATGAACGGCAAACCAACGCCAAATGGGGAACCTGAATCCAACGAATACATTTTGCTGTGGTTCGATACCCCCCGAGAAGTTACCGGGCAGAAATCCGGCACGCCAAATGGAACTACAACGAATCAAACCTACGGGGTTTCTCTGGGCAAAAAAGAGTCATTTAAGTACGGCTCGCCGTCTGACTCCACCGGCCCGTGGCGCCAGTACGTCGGCAAGCGCATCCGCATCACCACTACTACTGAAGCACTGTGGTACCAGTCAGATGCAGGCATGCCACTCAGCGCCGTACGTCTTGACAACAAAGGCAGCTTCACCGTAGAGACGCTGCCCTAACACCAACCCACTAGATCAATGTGGCCTTCCCGTCTTCAACCAACAGCGCTTGGCCGTCGTTAAGCAGTTGTAGCGGCAGGCGTTCGCCAAACTTGGCAACGATCTCTTCGATGACGGAGATTGGGTACGCCGGGATCGTGCCGGAGGCGTGCGGAACGATGCAGGCGTCGACAAGCGATAGACCGGTGTAATCATGCAGGTCGGGCGCCTTCTCGGGTGAATCCATGGGCGCGATATGTTCGATGGTGGGGCCGGCGACGACAGAGCCGGCGCTCGTACCTATGTAGGTGAGCCCTGCGGCAACCTTGTCTTTCAACATCTCGAATGCCCCTGAAGTGTGCATCACCTGCAGCAGATCGAAAGTTTCGCCACCCGCGACGTAAACCGTATCGACGCTGCCAAGCACCTCAGCAATGCGCTCCGGAGCAGAAGTGCTCAAAGGTAAATCAACGACGTCGAATCCCTGCTCTACCAGGGCAGTCCGCTCGGCTTAAACCAATGGAGCATCGCCATAGGAACGCGCGGCATCACCGATATAGGCGACCTTGCCCGAGACAAATTCAGGCAGGCGAGGATGAAGAAAAGAAGTCAAAAT from Corynebacterium epidermidicanis encodes:
- a CDS encoding Type 1 glutamine amidotransferase-like domain-containing protein; amino-acid sequence: MSTSAPERIAEVLGSVDTVYVAGGETFDLLQVMHTSGAFEMLKDKVAAGLTYIGTSAGSVVAGPTIEHIAPMDSPEKAPDLHDYTGLSLVDACIVPHASGTIPAYPISVIEEIVAKFGERLPLQLLNDGQALLVEDGKATLI